One Malania oleifera isolate guangnan ecotype guangnan chromosome 9, ASM2987363v1, whole genome shotgun sequence DNA segment encodes these proteins:
- the LOC131163601 gene encoding polyadenylate-binding protein 2-like isoform X1 → MEGDVDMAGVDNGAVELDDMKKRLKEMEDEAAALREMQAKVEKEMGSVQDPATAAAAQASREEVDSRSVFVGNVDYSCTPEEVQQHFQSCGTINRITIRTNKFGQPKGYAYVEFLETEAVQEALLLNESELHGRQLKVLAKRTNIPGMKQYRPRRANPFMGYRSRTPYMVPYFNSPYGYGKAPRYRMPMRYSPYF, encoded by the exons aTGGAAGGCGACGTTGACATGGCCGGAGTAGACAACGGGGCAGTC GAACTGGACGACATGAAAAAGCGATTGAAGGAGATGGAAGATGAAGCGGCCGCTCTGCGGGAGATGCAGGCAAAGGTCGAGAAGGAAATGGGTTCTGTACAAG ATCCTGCTACTGCGGCTGCGGCACAAGCTAGTAGAGAGGAAGTAGATTCTCGATCAGTGTTTGTTGGTAAT GTTGACTATTCCTGTACGCCTGAAGAAGTGCAGCAGCATTTCCAGTCATGTGGAACTATAAATAGAATTACCATTCGAACTAACAAATTTGGCCAACCAAAAGGTTATGCTTATGTCGAATTCCTTGAAACAGAGGCTGTTCAAGAGGCTCTCCTCTTAAACGAATCCGAACTACATGGGCGCCAGTTGAAG GTACTAGCAAAGCGGACCAACATTCCTGGGATGAAGCAATATCGTCCGCGGCGGGCCAATCCTTTCATGGGTTATCGGTCTAGGACGCCATATATGGTTCCTTATTTTAATTCCCCGTATGGGTATGG GAAGGCTCCCAGATACAGAATGCCCATGCGTTACAGTCCCTACTTCTGA
- the LOC131163601 gene encoding polyadenylate-binding protein 2-like isoform X3: MEGDVDMAGVDNGELDDMKKRLKEMEDEAAALREMQAKVEKEMGSVQDPATAAAAQASREEVDSRSVFVGNVDYSCTPEEVQQHFQSCGTINRITIRTNKFGQPKGYAYVEFLETEAVQEALLLNESELHGRQLKVLAKRTNIPGMKQYRPRRANPFMGYRSRTPYMVPYFNSPYGYGKAPRYRMPMRYSPYF, encoded by the exons aTGGAAGGCGACGTTGACATGGCCGGAGTAGACAACGGG GAACTGGACGACATGAAAAAGCGATTGAAGGAGATGGAAGATGAAGCGGCCGCTCTGCGGGAGATGCAGGCAAAGGTCGAGAAGGAAATGGGTTCTGTACAAG ATCCTGCTACTGCGGCTGCGGCACAAGCTAGTAGAGAGGAAGTAGATTCTCGATCAGTGTTTGTTGGTAAT GTTGACTATTCCTGTACGCCTGAAGAAGTGCAGCAGCATTTCCAGTCATGTGGAACTATAAATAGAATTACCATTCGAACTAACAAATTTGGCCAACCAAAAGGTTATGCTTATGTCGAATTCCTTGAAACAGAGGCTGTTCAAGAGGCTCTCCTCTTAAACGAATCCGAACTACATGGGCGCCAGTTGAAG GTACTAGCAAAGCGGACCAACATTCCTGGGATGAAGCAATATCGTCCGCGGCGGGCCAATCCTTTCATGGGTTATCGGTCTAGGACGCCATATATGGTTCCTTATTTTAATTCCCCGTATGGGTATGG GAAGGCTCCCAGATACAGAATGCCCATGCGTTACAGTCCCTACTTCTGA
- the LOC131163601 gene encoding polyadenylate-binding protein 2-like isoform X2 — MEGDVDMAGVDNGAVELDDMKKRLKEMEDEAAALREMQAKVEKEMGSVQDPATAAAAQASREEVDSRSVFVGNVDYSCTPEEVQQHFQSCGTINRITIRTNKFGQPKGYAYVEFLETEAVQEALLLNESELHGRQLKVLAKRTNIPGMKQYRPRRANPFMGYRSRTPYMVPYFNSPYGKAPRYRMPMRYSPYF, encoded by the exons aTGGAAGGCGACGTTGACATGGCCGGAGTAGACAACGGGGCAGTC GAACTGGACGACATGAAAAAGCGATTGAAGGAGATGGAAGATGAAGCGGCCGCTCTGCGGGAGATGCAGGCAAAGGTCGAGAAGGAAATGGGTTCTGTACAAG ATCCTGCTACTGCGGCTGCGGCACAAGCTAGTAGAGAGGAAGTAGATTCTCGATCAGTGTTTGTTGGTAAT GTTGACTATTCCTGTACGCCTGAAGAAGTGCAGCAGCATTTCCAGTCATGTGGAACTATAAATAGAATTACCATTCGAACTAACAAATTTGGCCAACCAAAAGGTTATGCTTATGTCGAATTCCTTGAAACAGAGGCTGTTCAAGAGGCTCTCCTCTTAAACGAATCCGAACTACATGGGCGCCAGTTGAAG GTACTAGCAAAGCGGACCAACATTCCTGGGATGAAGCAATATCGTCCGCGGCGGGCCAATCCTTTCATGGGTTATCGGTCTAGGACGCCATATATGGTTCCTTATTTTAATTCCCCGTATGG GAAGGCTCCCAGATACAGAATGCCCATGCGTTACAGTCCCTACTTCTGA
- the LOC131163601 gene encoding polyadenylate-binding protein 2-like isoform X4 translates to MEGDVDMAGVDNGELDDMKKRLKEMEDEAAALREMQAKVEKEMGSVQDPATAAAAQASREEVDSRSVFVGNVDYSCTPEEVQQHFQSCGTINRITIRTNKFGQPKGYAYVEFLETEAVQEALLLNESELHGRQLKVLAKRTNIPGMKQYRPRRANPFMGYRSRTPYMVPYFNSPYGKAPRYRMPMRYSPYF, encoded by the exons aTGGAAGGCGACGTTGACATGGCCGGAGTAGACAACGGG GAACTGGACGACATGAAAAAGCGATTGAAGGAGATGGAAGATGAAGCGGCCGCTCTGCGGGAGATGCAGGCAAAGGTCGAGAAGGAAATGGGTTCTGTACAAG ATCCTGCTACTGCGGCTGCGGCACAAGCTAGTAGAGAGGAAGTAGATTCTCGATCAGTGTTTGTTGGTAAT GTTGACTATTCCTGTACGCCTGAAGAAGTGCAGCAGCATTTCCAGTCATGTGGAACTATAAATAGAATTACCATTCGAACTAACAAATTTGGCCAACCAAAAGGTTATGCTTATGTCGAATTCCTTGAAACAGAGGCTGTTCAAGAGGCTCTCCTCTTAAACGAATCCGAACTACATGGGCGCCAGTTGAAG GTACTAGCAAAGCGGACCAACATTCCTGGGATGAAGCAATATCGTCCGCGGCGGGCCAATCCTTTCATGGGTTATCGGTCTAGGACGCCATATATGGTTCCTTATTTTAATTCCCCGTATGG GAAGGCTCCCAGATACAGAATGCCCATGCGTTACAGTCCCTACTTCTGA